In Paenibacillus kyungheensis, the following are encoded in one genomic region:
- a CDS encoding PAS domain S-box protein, with protein MDNHEHEILQNLISESGAYRSLFEYHPDAIYVMDKKGNYIYINPGVEKISGYTIDMLEHVDNNRIFGEERTDIRSPYVAEVLEGKSVQFQTQIYHRQGHLIDLDVTYTPIVIQEEIVGIYGIAKDITSRNNIEQKFKEAERMYRLISENADDLITCSDAEGRITYISPSVEKILGYLPSELIQMLSTDLIYPEDILQLEPPFQSRKAVEIRCICKDKTYKWIELTVKAITDEHGEICQYMGIGRDITARKQSEEELRKSEERLALAQSIAGFGYWDWNLDTQELICSEQFLAILGLESPSAKLLYRHFLAMVHYDDRDKVRTAFRQSVAQEHINIECRLVDRTNQIKTVNIQGTLVTDDQDGTRQIVGTIQDITESRLMEDLIRESERQYRMLSNNTLDLISSHTADEHLSFVYTSASVKKLLGYTSEELIGKSAYLFYHPEDFQNVRDYINGITTVTEHNEQQTVHYRFQHKAGHYIWLESTATYTPSQVEGIKGTVIAVSRDVTDRKLAEQRLQESEQRYKSLVEYNPSGVYTFDLQGRLFNLNPVAEIQSGYDRTELKNIYFAELIHSDLREQALDHFNKAKMGLPQNYETTLVHHTGHQIEVNITNVPIIVSGEITGVFGIATDITESKKYVEQIKKISDEYNLILSSVSEGIYGVDTEGNGIFLNAAASSMLGVSKEEFIGSPVHDVLMHTRADGEPYALAHHPVELTMQDSISRRVTEDVFFRRDGSSFFASYQTNALRDRDQIIGVVVVFSDRTNEKAIIEAKESAERVAYAKSQFISMMSHEIRTPMNGIVGMAELMLDLDLNEEQASYIHIIRQSGNELMQIINDIMDVHRLENGNVELEQNVFDLHELINEVYQWFLPTAQSKHLRFEKNIEQEVPKLARGDMPRIKQVLVNIIGNAIKFTEKGNIRISAGISYMSQDDGMMLHFRITDTGIGIPADKLNELFHSFSQVHPVMNRRYGGTGLGLFICKNLIELMNGTIGVESQEHHGSTFYFSIPLQLN; from the coding sequence TTGGACAATCATGAACATGAAATTCTTCAAAACCTGATATCTGAAAGTGGTGCGTACCGATCTCTTTTTGAATACCACCCTGATGCGATATACGTTATGGACAAAAAGGGAAATTACATTTATATCAATCCAGGTGTAGAGAAGATTTCAGGTTATACCATAGATATGCTAGAACATGTTGATAACAATAGAATTTTTGGAGAAGAACGTACTGATATACGTTCTCCCTATGTTGCAGAAGTATTGGAGGGCAAATCTGTTCAATTTCAGACTCAAATTTACCATCGACAAGGGCATTTGATTGATCTAGATGTTACATATACACCGATCGTAATTCAGGAAGAAATTGTAGGGATTTATGGAATTGCCAAAGATATCACTTCACGCAACAATATCGAACAAAAGTTCAAAGAAGCTGAACGGATGTATCGATTAATTTCTGAAAATGCAGATGATTTGATTACTTGCTCGGATGCAGAAGGTAGAATTACATACATTTCGCCCTCTGTAGAAAAGATTCTAGGGTATTTACCTTCGGAATTAATACAAATGTTATCTACCGATTTAATCTATCCAGAAGATATTTTGCAGTTAGAACCTCCATTTCAATCTCGCAAAGCGGTTGAGATTCGTTGTATATGCAAAGACAAAACGTATAAATGGATCGAACTTACAGTCAAAGCGATTACAGATGAGCATGGAGAAATATGTCAATATATGGGGATAGGACGCGATATTACTGCCCGTAAGCAATCGGAAGAAGAACTTCGCAAAAGTGAAGAACGATTAGCACTGGCACAAAGTATCGCAGGCTTTGGATACTGGGATTGGAATTTGGACACACAGGAATTAATCTGTTCAGAGCAATTTCTGGCTATTTTAGGATTAGAATCTCCATCTGCTAAATTGTTATATCGTCATTTTTTGGCAATGGTACATTATGATGATCGTGATAAAGTACGGACTGCTTTTCGGCAATCGGTGGCTCAAGAACATATCAATATCGAATGTAGATTGGTCGATCGCACTAATCAGATCAAAACAGTGAATATTCAGGGAACTCTGGTGACCGATGATCAAGATGGTACACGCCAAATCGTAGGTACTATTCAAGACATAACAGAAAGTCGTCTGATGGAAGATCTGATTCGTGAAAGTGAACGGCAATATCGTATGCTGTCCAATAATACATTGGACTTGATTTCTTCGCATACCGCAGACGAACATTTGAGTTTTGTATATACATCTGCTTCTGTGAAAAAGTTGCTTGGTTATACAAGCGAAGAACTGATCGGCAAAAGTGCTTATCTTTTTTATCATCCTGAAGATTTTCAAAATGTACGCGATTATATCAACGGGATTACAACAGTCACAGAGCACAATGAGCAACAGACGGTACATTATCGTTTTCAACACAAAGCAGGTCATTATATCTGGTTAGAGAGTACAGCAACGTATACTCCTAGTCAGGTTGAAGGAATCAAGGGCACAGTGATCGCTGTATCCAGAGATGTAACCGATCGGAAATTAGCTGAACAGCGTCTACAAGAAAGCGAACAGCGTTACAAATCACTTGTCGAATACAATCCTTCGGGTGTCTATACATTTGATCTACAAGGTCGTTTATTTAATCTTAATCCTGTTGCCGAAATTCAAAGTGGATATGATCGCACAGAACTGAAAAATATCTACTTTGCCGAGTTGATTCATTCTGATCTACGTGAACAAGCATTAGATCATTTCAACAAAGCCAAAATGGGATTACCACAAAATTACGAGACGACTTTAGTACATCATACCGGTCATCAAATAGAAGTGAATATTACAAATGTACCTATTATCGTAAGTGGCGAGATTACAGGTGTATTCGGAATAGCGACAGATATTACAGAAAGCAAAAAGTATGTCGAACAGATTAAAAAGATCAGTGATGAGTACAACTTAATTTTGAGTTCTGTCTCAGAGGGCATTTATGGAGTAGACACTGAAGGCAATGGTATCTTTTTGAATGCAGCAGCATCTTCTATGTTAGGCGTGTCCAAAGAAGAATTTATAGGATCACCTGTACACGATGTGTTAATGCATACCAGAGCAGATGGAGAGCCGTATGCTCTTGCTCATCATCCAGTAGAGTTAACGATGCAAGACAGCATTTCAAGACGGGTAACAGAAGATGTGTTTTTTCGCCGGGATGGTTCTAGCTTTTTTGCTTCTTATCAGACCAATGCGTTGCGAGATCGAGATCAGATTATAGGTGTAGTGGTTGTGTTCAGCGATCGCACGAATGAGAAAGCAATTATCGAAGCAAAAGAATCGGCAGAGCGGGTTGCTTACGCGAAGTCACAATTTATTTCGATGATGAGCCATGAGATTCGTACACCGATGAACGGGATTGTCGGTATGGCTGAATTGATGCTTGATCTTGATCTCAATGAAGAACAAGCTAGTTATATTCATATTATTCGCCAGAGTGGTAATGAATTGATGCAGATTATTAATGATATTATGGATGTGCATCGACTGGAAAATGGAAATGTAGAACTGGAACAAAATGTGTTTGATCTTCATGAGTTAATCAATGAAGTCTATCAATGGTTTTTACCTACAGCCCAAAGTAAACATCTGCGATTTGAAAAAAATATAGAGCAGGAAGTTCCCAAACTCGCTCGTGGCGATATGCCTCGCATTAAGCAGGTACTGGTCAATATTATCGGTAATGCGATTAAGTTTACAGAAAAAGGAAATATTCGGATTAGCGCTGGCATTTCTTATATGTCGCAAGATGATGGAATGATGTTGCACTTCCGCATTACGGATACAGGCATAGGCATACCAGCAGATAAATTAAATGAATTATTTCATTCATTCTCGCAGGTACATCCGGTTATGAATCGGCGTTATGGAGGAACAGGACTAGGATTGTTTATTTGCAAAAATCTGATCGAGCTGATGAATGGAACGATTGGAGTCGAAAGTCAAGAACATCATGGATCTACATTCTATTTTAGTATTCCATTACAACTGAATTAA
- a CDS encoding DegV family protein — translation MTSIRMFVDSTCDLPKTWLQENQIGVVPLYVNFNDEVYRDGIDITPAELYEKVKQTGQTPKTSAPSPADFIQAFQPVIDNGDTIIYISLSSALSSTYANAHLAANTFPAGAVTIVDSLNLSSSIGLLVMKAVQAIHQQQSVTEIVQLLEYMRSQIETEFAIDSLEYLYKGGRCSGMQNLIGSLLKIRPVIQVTTQGTLVPAYKIRGKREKAVEQLLRNTLAHRHAIDQDVIFVVHSFAEAEARHMQAVLREQTDARQVMITEAGCVISSHCGPQTIAIMYARKMD, via the coding sequence ATGACATCTATTCGTATGTTTGTAGATAGTACTTGCGATTTGCCGAAAACATGGTTACAGGAAAATCAGATCGGTGTCGTACCTTTATATGTGAATTTTAATGATGAAGTATACAGAGATGGTATAGATATCACCCCAGCCGAATTGTATGAAAAAGTAAAACAGACCGGACAAACACCCAAAACGTCTGCACCTTCCCCGGCTGATTTTATTCAAGCGTTTCAGCCTGTTATTGACAATGGTGACACGATTATTTATATTAGTCTGTCCTCTGCGCTTTCTTCTACGTATGCGAATGCGCATCTTGCCGCAAATACATTTCCCGCAGGTGCGGTCACTATCGTCGATTCTTTAAATTTATCCAGTTCGATCGGCTTATTAGTTATGAAAGCTGTTCAAGCGATCCACCAACAGCAATCGGTTACAGAGATTGTACAGTTACTTGAATACATGCGTTCACAAATAGAGACCGAGTTCGCTATCGACTCTTTAGAGTATTTGTACAAAGGTGGACGCTGTTCAGGAATGCAAAACTTGATTGGTAGCTTGCTCAAAATTCGTCCGGTTATTCAAGTAACTACACAGGGTACACTTGTGCCGGCTTATAAAATACGAGGCAAGCGTGAAAAAGCAGTCGAACAACTTCTTCGCAATACACTGGCTCATCGACATGCTATCGATCAAGATGTTATTTTTGTAGTTCACTCATTTGCAGAAGCAGAAGCAAGACATATGCAAGCTGTATTGCGTGAACAAACCGATGCTCGTCAAGTTATGATTACTGAAGCTGGCTGCGTTATTTCCAGTCATTGTGGCCCTCAGACTATCGCTATTATGTATGCTAGAAAAATGGATTGA
- a CDS encoding DUF423 domain-containing protein has protein sequence MQRTYLIIGSILGMIGVGIGAFGAHLLEPIIGAQLMQTFKTGVEYHFVHTLAIIMVAILAGVIGESSLLRWAGRLFTVGVIIFSGSLYVLSITGIKVLGAITPIGGLCFIAGWFMLALVGAKYGKRA, from the coding sequence ATGCAACGCACATATTTAATTATCGGCTCTATTCTAGGAATGATCGGAGTAGGGATCGGCGCTTTTGGCGCTCATTTATTAGAACCTATTATTGGCGCACAATTAATGCAGACATTCAAAACAGGGGTAGAATATCACTTTGTACATACATTAGCGATTATTATGGTTGCTATTTTAGCAGGAGTGATTGGTGAATCGAGTCTATTACGCTGGGCAGGTCGATTGTTTACGGTCGGTGTTATTATTTTCTCAGGCAGTCTATATGTATTGAGTATCACTGGAATCAAAGTGTTAGGAGCGATTACACCTATAGGTGGATTATGCTTTATCGCCGGTTGGTTCATGCTAGCGTTAGTCGGTGCTAAATACGGCAAACGTGCGTAA